From a single Paenibacillus sp. FSL W8-0426 genomic region:
- the rplK gene encoding 50S ribosomal protein L11 has product MAKKVIKMVKLQIPAGKANPAPPVGPALGQAGVNIMAFCKEFNARTADQAGLIIPVEITVFEDRSFTFITKTPPAAVLLKVAAKVEKGSGEPNKKKVATVKRDTVRQIAEQKMPDLNAANVESAMRMVEGTARSMGITIED; this is encoded by the coding sequence ATGGCAAAAAAGGTAATCAAAATGGTAAAACTGCAAATTCCAGCAGGTAAAGCGAATCCAGCGCCTCCAGTAGGTCCGGCTTTGGGTCAAGCGGGTGTCAACATCATGGCATTCTGTAAAGAGTTCAATGCGCGTACAGCTGATCAAGCGGGATTGATTATTCCTGTTGAAATTACAGTATTCGAGGACCGTTCCTTTACGTTCATCACCAAAACTCCACCAGCAGCAGTCCTGCTGAAAGTTGCGGCGAAAGTCGAAAAAGGTTCCGGCGAACCGAACAAGAAAAAAGTTGCTACCGTTAAACGCGACACAGTTCGCCAAATCGCGGAGCAAAAAATGCCTGACCTGAATGCAGCGAACGTTGAGTCCGCTATGCGTATGGTCGAAGGTACTGCCCGTAGCATGGGTATCACCATCGAAGACTAA
- the nusG gene encoding transcription termination/antitermination protein NusG has product MEKRWYVVHTYSGYENKVKANLERRVESMGMEDKIFRVLVPMEEEVVNKDGKKKTVMRKVYPGYVLVEMIQTDDSWYVVRNTPGVTGFVGSTGSGSKPTALLPEEVEQILKHMGMVEPKPKIEFDIKESVRIKVGPFANFVGSVEEILVDKSKLKVHVNMFGRETPLELEYTQVEKI; this is encoded by the coding sequence ATGGAAAAAAGATGGTACGTTGTTCATACCTACTCCGGGTATGAGAATAAGGTCAAAGCCAATTTGGAAAGACGCGTAGAGTCCATGGGCATGGAAGACAAAATTTTCCGCGTTCTTGTTCCTATGGAAGAAGAAGTGGTAAACAAGGACGGCAAGAAAAAAACCGTCATGCGTAAAGTTTACCCCGGATATGTTTTGGTGGAAATGATCCAGACGGACGATTCTTGGTATGTTGTTCGCAACACGCCAGGGGTTACGGGATTTGTCGGTTCGACAGGTTCCGGGTCCAAGCCAACCGCCTTGCTGCCCGAAGAAGTGGAACAAATTCTGAAGCATATGGGCATGGTTGAACCGAAGCCGAAAATTGAATTCGATATTAAGGAATCCGTGCGCATCAAAGTGGGTCCTTTTGCGAATTTTGTGGGCTCCGTGGAAGAAATTTTGGTAGACAAAAGCAAGTTGAAAGTTCATGTGAACATGTTTGGACGGGAAACGCCGCTTGAGTTGGAATATACCCAAGTGGAGAAGATATAG
- the secE gene encoding preprotein translocase subunit SecE: MKRSFKSLFSFFSESWAELKKVRWPNRKELTNYTLIVLGTVVVMTLFFWVVDIGISAVIEAII; encoded by the coding sequence GTGAAACGCAGTTTCAAATCTCTGTTTTCCTTTTTCTCCGAAAGCTGGGCTGAACTTAAAAAGGTTCGCTGGCCTAATCGTAAAGAGCTGACCAACTACACATTGATCGTTCTAGGCACTGTTGTGGTTATGACGCTGTTTTTTTGGGTCGTTGATATCGGCATCTCCGCTGTGATCGAAGCGATTATTTAA
- the rpmG gene encoding 50S ribosomal protein L33: MRVIITLACTNCKQRNYTTTKNKRNHPDRMEMKKFCKFCNEQTSHRETR, encoded by the coding sequence ATGCGGGTAATTATTACTTTGGCTTGTACAAATTGCAAACAAAGAAATTACACAACGACAAAGAACAAGCGTAATCACCCCGACCGCATGGAGATGAAGAAATTTTGCAAGTTTTGTAACGAGCAGACTTCTCATCGCGAAACCAGATAG
- the sigH gene encoding RNA polymerase sporulation sigma factor SigH: protein MSVDLKDIMLSKYDYQSDEDIVEAVREGESEALEYLINKYRNFVRAKARSYFLIGADREDIIQEGMIGLYKSIRDFKGDKLASFKAFAELCITRQIITAIKTATRQKHIPLNSYVSLDKPIYDEESDRTLLDVICGTQVSDPEELIINQEEFVGLEDKMSEILSDLERKVLMLYLDGRSYQEIAVDLDRHVKSIDNALQRVKRKLEKYLEVRDH from the coding sequence GTGAGTGTCGACCTCAAAGATATCATGTTATCCAAGTATGATTACCAAAGCGACGAAGACATTGTCGAAGCGGTCCGTGAAGGTGAGAGCGAAGCGCTGGAATATCTGATCAACAAATATCGGAATTTCGTACGCGCCAAGGCGAGATCTTATTTTCTGATTGGGGCTGATCGGGAGGACATCATTCAGGAAGGGATGATCGGCCTCTACAAGTCTATTCGGGACTTCAAAGGGGACAAGCTGGCCTCGTTCAAAGCGTTTGCCGAGCTGTGCATTACCAGGCAGATTATTACGGCAATCAAGACAGCGACGCGGCAGAAGCACATTCCGCTGAATTCCTATGTGTCACTTGATAAGCCAATTTATGACGAAGAATCCGATCGTACGTTACTCGACGTAATTTGTGGAACACAGGTTAGCGATCCAGAGGAACTGATCATCAACCAGGAAGAGTTTGTTGGCCTGGAAGACAAAATGTCGGAGATTCTGAGCGACCTGGAACGAAAAGTGCTGATGCTGTATTTGGACGGAAGATCCTATCAGGAAATTGCCGTAGACCTGGATCGGCATGTGAAATCGATTGATAATGCGCTTCAGCGCGTCAAGCGCAAGCTGGAGAAGTATTTGGAAGTTCGTGATCATTGA
- a CDS encoding NYN domain-containing protein produces the protein MADSRDVLLVDGYNMIGDWPELTRLAESGLEEARNRLLSRLADYQAFSGRRVIVVFDAYLVPGLGRSYSQSKVQIYFTKEKETADECIERLVRELSTRRRQIYVATSDMVEQHVIFGQGALRVSARELLIEVEQNEKELQKRLEEDQAKSTRNTLGAKLSPEILKQFERWRRE, from the coding sequence ATGGCTGATTCCCGTGATGTGCTTCTTGTGGACGGGTACAACATGATCGGTGACTGGCCGGAACTGACCCGATTGGCGGAAAGCGGGCTGGAGGAAGCGAGGAATCGGCTTCTTTCCCGCCTTGCGGACTATCAGGCATTTTCCGGCCGCCGGGTCATCGTGGTGTTTGACGCATACCTCGTGCCCGGACTCGGCAGGTCGTATTCTCAGAGCAAGGTTCAGATTTATTTTACCAAGGAAAAAGAGACGGCCGATGAATGCATCGAGAGACTCGTTCGGGAGTTGAGCACGCGAAGACGCCAAATCTACGTAGCTACCAGCGATATGGTGGAACAGCATGTCATTTTCGGTCAGGGAGCGCTAAGGGTATCTGCCAGGGAGCTGCTCATCGAGGTCGAGCAGAATGAAAAAGAACTGCAAAAGCGGCTCGAAGAAGATCAGGCGAAATCCACGCGAAATACGCTTGGGGCCAAGCTGAGTCCCGAAATATTAAAGCAATTCGAACGCTGGCGCCGGGAGTGA
- the rlmB gene encoding 23S rRNA (guanosine(2251)-2'-O)-methyltransferase RlmB — protein MEEEWIAGKHSVTEALRSGRTINKIWIADTAQKHLTGPIIAEAKKLGIVIQHVDKRKLDQAVPGIQHQGVVAQAAPYAYVEVEDILAAAAKKDEPPFLILLDEIEDPHNLGSILRTADCTGAHGVIVPKRRSAAVTATVSKTSAGAVEYVPVARVSNLGQTIDRLKEAGVWVVGTDVAATENVFGNGVFTGPVALVIGNENKGMGRLIREKCDVLIKLPMQGQINSLNASVAAGVVMYEVLRSRQAQG, from the coding sequence ATGGAAGAAGAATGGATTGCCGGTAAACACTCCGTCACGGAGGCGCTGCGTTCAGGCCGGACCATCAACAAAATATGGATTGCAGATACGGCGCAAAAACATTTGACAGGACCGATCATTGCGGAAGCCAAAAAACTGGGGATCGTTATCCAGCACGTGGACAAACGCAAGCTGGACCAAGCGGTTCCAGGCATTCAGCATCAGGGCGTGGTGGCCCAAGCCGCTCCCTACGCTTACGTCGAAGTAGAAGACATTTTGGCCGCGGCTGCGAAAAAGGACGAGCCTCCTTTCCTGATCTTGCTGGACGAGATTGAAGATCCGCATAACCTGGGTTCCATCCTGCGTACGGCAGACTGCACGGGAGCTCATGGCGTCATTGTGCCCAAACGCCGCTCGGCAGCCGTTACGGCTACGGTGTCCAAAACTTCGGCAGGAGCGGTGGAATACGTGCCTGTAGCCCGGGTCAGCAACCTGGGCCAAACGATTGATCGGCTGAAAGAGGCAGGGGTATGGGTAGTCGGCACGGACGTTGCCGCGACAGAGAACGTGTTTGGCAACGGCGTGTTCACAGGTCCCGTAGCGCTTGTGATCGGAAACGAAAACAAAGGCATGGGCCGGCTCATTCGCGAGAAATGCGACGTGCTCATCAAACTGCCGATGCAAGGCCAGATCAATTCGCTCAACGCTTCGGTAGCTGCGGGCGTTGTCATGTATGAAGTGCTCCGGTCGCGCCAAGCGCAAGGATAA
- a CDS encoding ribonuclease III domain-containing protein yields MSEGLKKTSMDSTAPNVAETTGHDADLQAEPAGGAVDSSGGRSAERSAGGWFPYPPSRPAHLIPPIALAYIGDAVYEVAVRQYLLSKPNMRPAHLHRSATGLVSAKAQSRILAGIESLLNEKEQDIVRQGRNAKSGSVPKNADVLEYRHATALECLIGYLYSSGQHERMIELITQGIEHAQSLTK; encoded by the coding sequence ATGAGCGAGGGTCTGAAGAAAACGTCCATGGACTCCACCGCTCCCAACGTGGCTGAAACGACTGGACACGACGCGGATCTGCAGGCTGAGCCGGCAGGCGGGGCAGTGGATTCGTCCGGCGGTCGTTCGGCGGAACGCTCGGCCGGGGGCTGGTTCCCGTATCCCCCTTCGCGTCCGGCCCATCTGATTCCGCCGATCGCTCTTGCTTACATCGGCGATGCGGTTTACGAAGTCGCGGTTCGACAATATTTGCTGTCCAAGCCCAATATGCGACCCGCTCATTTGCATCGAAGTGCGACGGGGCTGGTGTCGGCCAAGGCCCAGAGTCGAATTTTGGCAGGCATCGAAAGTTTGCTGAACGAAAAAGAACAGGATATCGTCCGGCAGGGACGCAACGCCAAGTCGGGCAGCGTTCCGAAAAATGCAGACGTGCTCGAGTACAGGCATGCCACAGCGCTGGAATGCCTGATCGGCTATTTGTACAGCAGCGGACAACATGAACGGATGATCGAGTTGATTACACAGGGCATCGAACACGCCCAAAGCTTGACGAAATAA
- the cysS gene encoding cysteine--tRNA ligase, with translation MTLHIYNTMSRAKEEFVPQEQGKVKMYVCGPTVYDYIHIGNARPVIFFDAVRGYLEQIGHEVNYVVNFTDVDDKLIRKAEQLGTDVPHVAEKFIAAYYEDLEGLGIPRASSNPRVTENMPLIIDFIRELVDKGYAYENGGDVYYRTGKFPEYGKLSKQNLQELQFGIRIGVDERKEHPEDFVLWKAAKPGEIYWSSPWGDGRPGWHIECSAMAREYLGDTLDIHGGGQDLQFPHHECECAQSEVLTGKPLANYWMHNGFIRIDNEKMSKSLGNGVLVKDLRTQYKREAIRYFMLSTHYRNPLNFTEDTMEQAQKSVDRIANAVGNLKHRLQAVTVERETSAELAARLEQIRSQYHEKMQDDFNTPDAITALFEWAAEANLLLQQDVVNAGDIRALLELFAELNAVLRLYTEAEPELLDEEIERLIEERTEARKAKNWARADEIRDILSAEGILLEDTAQGMRWRRK, from the coding sequence ATGACGCTTCATATTTATAATACGATGAGTCGTGCGAAGGAAGAATTTGTTCCCCAAGAGCAGGGGAAGGTAAAAATGTATGTATGCGGCCCGACCGTATATGATTATATTCACATCGGGAATGCCCGGCCGGTGATCTTTTTCGACGCGGTTCGCGGTTATCTTGAACAGATCGGCCATGAAGTGAATTATGTCGTGAATTTTACCGATGTCGACGACAAGCTCATCCGCAAAGCGGAGCAGCTTGGAACAGATGTGCCTCATGTCGCCGAGAAGTTCATCGCGGCGTATTATGAAGACCTTGAAGGATTGGGCATTCCGAGAGCGAGCAGCAATCCGCGCGTAACGGAGAACATGCCGCTTATCATCGATTTTATCCGTGAATTGGTCGACAAAGGCTATGCCTACGAAAACGGCGGGGACGTCTATTATCGCACGGGCAAGTTCCCCGAGTATGGCAAATTGTCCAAGCAAAACCTGCAAGAGCTGCAGTTCGGCATCCGCATCGGCGTGGATGAGCGCAAGGAACATCCCGAAGATTTCGTGCTTTGGAAGGCCGCGAAGCCGGGAGAGATTTATTGGTCGAGCCCATGGGGAGACGGGCGTCCGGGCTGGCATATCGAATGCTCGGCCATGGCGCGCGAATATTTGGGCGACACGCTCGATATCCATGGCGGCGGACAGGATTTGCAGTTCCCGCACCATGAGTGCGAATGCGCGCAATCCGAAGTGCTGACCGGCAAGCCGCTGGCCAATTATTGGATGCATAACGGCTTTATCCGCATCGATAATGAAAAAATGTCGAAATCGCTTGGAAACGGCGTGTTGGTCAAAGATTTGCGAACACAATACAAACGCGAGGCCATCCGTTATTTCATGTTGTCGACGCATTATCGCAATCCGTTGAACTTTACGGAGGATACGATGGAGCAAGCTCAGAAAAGCGTGGACCGGATCGCGAACGCTGTGGGCAACCTCAAGCACCGCCTGCAGGCCGTGACGGTGGAACGGGAAACTTCGGCGGAGCTGGCAGCCCGCCTGGAACAGATTCGCAGCCAGTATCATGAAAAGATGCAGGACGATTTCAATACGCCTGACGCGATCACGGCATTGTTCGAATGGGCAGCCGAAGCCAATCTTCTGCTGCAGCAGGATGTGGTCAATGCGGGAGACATTCGCGCGCTGCTGGAATTGTTCGCGGAATTGAACGCCGTGCTCCGCCTTTATACGGAAGCGGAGCCGGAGCTTCTGGACGAGGAGATCGAGCGTTTGATCGAAGAGCGCACCGAAGCGCGCAAAGCGAAAAACTGGGCAAGAGCCGATGAAATTCGCGACATTTTGTCGGCAGAAGGCATTTTGCTGGAGGATACGGCACAAGGCATGAGATGGCGGCGCAAATGA
- the cysE gene encoding serine O-acetyltransferase produces MFKKIRSDIQAVFENDPAARGWFEVVFTYSGLHAIWAHRMAHALYKRKWFSLARVISQVSRFMTGIEIHPGATIGERLFIDHGMGVVIGETCEIGDDVVIYQGVTLGGTGKEKGKRHPTIGNNVVISSGAKVLGSFRVGDQSNIGANSVVLKEVPPNSTVVGIPGKIVKRDGKRVDRLNQQLPDPVVDSLRSMQQEIERLRDEMRTMQSARETERERDTINGGSKG; encoded by the coding sequence ATGTTCAAAAAGATCAGATCGGATATTCAGGCGGTATTTGAAAACGATCCGGCGGCGCGCGGTTGGTTTGAGGTGGTGTTTACCTATTCCGGCTTGCACGCCATATGGGCACACCGCATGGCACACGCGTTGTACAAACGGAAATGGTTTTCTTTGGCACGGGTTATTTCGCAAGTCAGCCGCTTTATGACAGGTATTGAGATTCACCCTGGTGCAACGATCGGCGAGCGGTTGTTCATTGACCACGGCATGGGCGTCGTGATTGGCGAAACGTGCGAGATCGGCGATGATGTCGTCATTTACCAGGGGGTGACCCTCGGGGGGACCGGGAAAGAAAAGGGAAAGAGACACCCCACAATTGGCAATAATGTGGTTATCTCGTCAGGTGCAAAGGTGCTGGGTTCATTTCGCGTCGGCGATCAGAGCAATATCGGCGCCAATTCGGTCGTGCTGAAGGAAGTTCCGCCAAATAGTACGGTGGTGGGCATTCCGGGTAAGATCGTCAAACGGGATGGCAAACGGGTGGATCGCTTGAACCAGCAGCTTCCCGATCCGGTCGTTGACTCCTTGCGCAGCATGCAGCAGGAAATCGAACGATTGCGGGACGAAATGCGTACAATGCAATCAGCGCGCGAAACCGAGCGCGAGCGTGATACAATTAACGGGGGAAGCAAAGGTTAA
- the gltX gene encoding glutamate--tRNA ligase: MSTEVRVRYAPSPTGHLHIGNARTALFNYLYAKHNNGKFIIRIEDTDVKRNIAGGEESQLKYLKWLGMDWDESIDVGGEYGPYRQTERLDIYRKYTQELLDKGLAYRCYCTEEELEQEREEQTARGETPRYSGKHRNLTPEQIEAFEAEGRVASIRFRVPEERVYTFDDMVKGTISFNSKESGDFVIVKKDGIPTYNYAVAIDDHLMKITHVLRGEDHISNTPRQLMIYEALGWEPPIFGHMTLIVGENHKKLSKRDESVIQFISQYEELGYLPEALFNFISLLGWSPEGEEEIFSQEQLISIFDTKRLSKSPAVFDTNKLAYLNNHYIKNADPERIAEMAIPHLQKAGRLPAELSSEQREWAHALVRLYQEQMTAASDIVALSEVFFRSSLELDEEASAVLAEEQVPTVLKAFADKVQDSDEFTPSKMAALIKEVQKETGFKGKQLFMPIRVALTGQTHGRDLNQTIVLLGKDTVIERLHAQVQGA, from the coding sequence ATGAGCACGGAAGTTCGTGTGCGCTATGCGCCGAGTCCGACGGGGCACCTGCATATCGGGAATGCCCGGACCGCGCTGTTTAACTACTTGTATGCCAAACACAATAACGGAAAATTCATCATCCGTATCGAGGATACGGACGTGAAACGCAACATTGCGGGCGGGGAAGAAAGCCAGCTGAAATATTTGAAATGGCTGGGCATGGATTGGGACGAGAGCATTGATGTGGGCGGCGAATACGGACCGTACCGCCAAACCGAGCGCCTTGATATCTACCGGAAATATACGCAGGAATTATTGGATAAAGGGCTGGCATACCGCTGCTACTGCACGGAAGAAGAACTGGAGCAGGAGCGTGAGGAGCAGACCGCGCGTGGCGAAACGCCGCGTTATTCAGGCAAGCACCGGAACCTGACTCCGGAGCAAATTGAGGCGTTCGAGGCCGAGGGCCGCGTGGCTAGCATCCGTTTCCGCGTACCTGAAGAGCGGGTATACACGTTCGATGACATGGTGAAGGGCACTATTTCATTTAACAGCAAAGAGAGCGGAGACTTCGTCATCGTAAAAAAAGACGGCATTCCCACGTACAACTACGCCGTTGCCATTGACGATCATCTGATGAAAATCACCCACGTGCTGCGGGGAGAGGATCATATTTCGAACACGCCGCGTCAGCTGATGATTTACGAAGCGCTCGGCTGGGAGCCGCCGATATTCGGCCACATGACGCTGATCGTAGGCGAGAACCACAAAAAGCTGAGCAAACGCGACGAATCCGTCATTCAGTTCATCTCGCAGTATGAAGAGCTCGGTTATTTGCCCGAAGCGTTGTTCAATTTCATTTCCTTGCTTGGCTGGTCTCCGGAAGGGGAAGAGGAAATTTTCTCGCAAGAGCAGCTGATTTCCATTTTCGATACGAAGCGCCTGTCGAAGAGCCCGGCAGTTTTCGATACGAACAAGCTGGCCTACCTGAACAACCATTACATCAAAAATGCCGATCCGGAACGAATTGCCGAAATGGCCATTCCGCATTTGCAAAAAGCGGGCCGCCTTCCGGCCGAATTGTCGTCCGAGCAGCGGGAATGGGCGCACGCGCTTGTACGTTTGTACCAAGAGCAAATGACGGCTGCTTCCGACATCGTGGCCTTGTCTGAGGTGTTTTTCCGCTCGAGCCTGGAACTGGACGAGGAAGCAAGTGCCGTTCTGGCAGAGGAGCAAGTGCCGACCGTGCTGAAGGCTTTTGCCGATAAGGTACAGGACAGCGATGAATTCACGCCAAGCAAAATGGCTGCTTTGATCAAGGAAGTGCAGAAGGAAACCGGGTTTAAGGGCAAACAGCTCTTTATGCCGATTCGTGTAGCGTTGACCGGTCAAACCCATGGTCGCGATTTGAACCAAACGATCGTGCTGCTGGGCAAGGATACGGTCATCGAGCGTCTGCACGCACAGGTTCAAGGCGCGTAA
- the ispF gene encoding 2-C-methyl-D-erythritol 2,4-cyclodiphosphate synthase has protein sequence MIRVGQGFDVHQLVEGRPCIIGGVTIPHDKGLLGHSDADVLLHAISDAILGALALGDIGKHFPDMDPEFKDADSLKLLGHVWKLAKERGYRLGNIDSTIIAQKPKMAPYIPQMAEIIAKALEADVEQVNVKATTTEQLGFPGRGEGIAAQSVVCLVRGPVVSSTN, from the coding sequence ATGATACGCGTAGGACAAGGGTTTGACGTACACCAACTGGTAGAGGGACGCCCGTGCATTATTGGCGGAGTCACGATCCCGCATGACAAAGGTTTGCTGGGGCATTCCGATGCCGACGTGCTGCTGCATGCCATCAGCGATGCCATTCTCGGGGCGCTTGCGCTGGGAGACATCGGCAAGCATTTCCCGGATATGGATCCCGAATTCAAGGATGCCGATAGTCTGAAGCTGCTTGGGCATGTATGGAAGCTCGCCAAAGAGCGTGGATACCGTTTGGGCAACATTGATTCGACCATCATTGCCCAGAAGCCGAAAATGGCTCCGTATATCCCTCAAATGGCGGAGATCATTGCCAAGGCGCTTGAAGCGGACGTGGAGCAAGTCAACGTCAAAGCGACGACGACCGAGCAGCTTGGATTCCCGGGCCGAGGAGAAGGCATAGCTGCCCAATCCGTGGTTTGCCTGGTTCGGGGACCCGTGGTATCATCAACGAATTAG
- the ispD gene encoding 2-C-methyl-D-erythritol 4-phosphate cytidylyltransferase, producing MRKEWGVVVVAAGRGTRMGTDESKQFLLLQDKPVFIHTLEVFAALDDIGEIVLVTGAADVERCLKWVKEYRLESRVRVIPGGKERQHSVHEGLKALGTEWVLVHDGVRPFVSGEQIRACMQAAIDIGAAVLAVPVKDTIKQVNAEGIVIATPERSSLWSIQTPQAFRLSSLLHAHESAERDGFLGTDDAMLAERHGMSVKVVEGSYTNIKLTTPEDLHYAAFVLGGEKKQ from the coding sequence ATGAGGAAAGAATGGGGCGTTGTCGTTGTGGCAGCAGGACGGGGAACCCGAATGGGTACCGATGAGAGCAAGCAGTTTCTGCTGCTGCAGGACAAGCCCGTTTTCATACATACGCTTGAAGTGTTTGCCGCTTTGGACGACATTGGCGAAATCGTGCTTGTGACTGGAGCGGCGGACGTTGAACGCTGCCTGAAATGGGTAAAGGAATATCGTCTGGAATCGCGCGTACGCGTCATCCCCGGAGGGAAGGAGCGGCAACATTCGGTGCATGAAGGCTTAAAAGCTCTGGGCACCGAGTGGGTCCTCGTTCACGACGGGGTTCGTCCTTTTGTGAGCGGGGAACAGATCCGGGCTTGCATGCAGGCCGCGATAGACATTGGAGCTGCCGTGCTGGCTGTACCGGTGAAGGATACGATCAAACAAGTCAATGCTGAGGGCATCGTCATTGCAACGCCCGAACGCAGCAGTCTGTGGAGCATTCAGACCCCGCAGGCTTTTCGTCTTTCTTCCCTGCTCCATGCGCACGAGTCGGCGGAACGGGACGGATTTCTGGGAACGGACGATGCCATGCTGGCGGAGCGCCACGGCATGTCCGTCAAAGTTGTGGAAGGCAGTTATACCAATATCAAATTGACTACACCGGAAGATTTGCATTATGCCGCATTTGTGCTGGGGGGAGAGAAGAAACAATGA
- a CDS encoding PIN/TRAM domain-containing protein, translating into MWKRGILTFTGLCGAWFGYTAYQLAGKSVPWMAEWIQSAGLLGAGIATILGAVLFIALCSIGGTMLAAKLNHGIDALAKIPMNELAAGAAGILTGLVVALLLSPCLAWLGTSGEVLQLALTMISAYSGYMLAMAKKEDLAAFWMSGRWGHGDGAEEERRLEEHKILDTSVIIDGRIADICKTGFIEGTIVIPEFVLEELQHIADSSDLLKRNRGRRGLDILNKIQKELDVKVLIYEGDFEEISEVDSKLVKLAKVLQGKVVTNDFNLNKVCELQGVSVLNINDLANAVKPVVLPGEEIMVQIIKDGKENGQGVAYLDDGTMIVVEGGRDYIGLMMEVLVTSVLQTSAGRMIFAKPKLLEKAQ; encoded by the coding sequence ATGTGGAAAAGAGGCATTTTAACTTTTACGGGATTGTGCGGTGCATGGTTTGGTTACACGGCATATCAACTGGCTGGAAAATCGGTCCCTTGGATGGCGGAATGGATTCAATCGGCAGGGTTGTTGGGCGCGGGCATAGCGACCATTCTCGGTGCGGTGCTGTTCATCGCATTATGCAGCATTGGAGGAACAATGCTTGCCGCGAAATTGAATCATGGCATTGATGCACTGGCCAAAATTCCGATGAACGAACTGGCTGCTGGTGCAGCCGGCATCCTCACAGGACTTGTCGTTGCGCTGCTGCTCTCCCCGTGCCTGGCATGGTTGGGAACATCCGGGGAAGTGCTTCAGCTGGCTTTGACGATGATCAGTGCGTATTCGGGATATATGCTGGCCATGGCAAAGAAAGAGGATCTGGCAGCCTTCTGGATGTCCGGACGCTGGGGACACGGCGATGGTGCAGAAGAAGAGAGACGGCTCGAGGAGCACAAAATTTTGGATACGAGTGTCATCATCGATGGCCGCATCGCGGATATCTGCAAAACCGGATTCATTGAGGGAACCATCGTCATTCCGGAATTCGTGCTGGAGGAGCTGCAGCATATTGCCGATTCCTCGGATCTGCTCAAGCGTAACCGCGGCCGGCGTGGTCTGGACATTCTGAACAAAATCCAGAAAGAGCTCGACGTTAAAGTTTTGATCTACGAAGGAGATTTCGAAGAGATTTCCGAGGTCGACAGCAAGCTGGTCAAGCTGGCCAAAGTACTGCAGGGCAAAGTGGTAACCAACGATTTCAACCTCAACAAAGTGTGCGAGCTTCAAGGGGTTTCGGTGTTGAACATCAACGACCTTGCCAATGCAGTGAAGCCGGTGGTGCTGCCTGGCGAAGAGATCATGGTACAGATCATCAAGGACGGCAAGGAAAACGGTCAGGGCGTCGCTTATCTGGATGACGGCACCATGATCGTAGTTGAAGGCGGGCGCGATTACATCGGCCTGATGATGGAGGTGCTCGTCACCAGCGTACTGCAGACTTCTGCGGGACGAATGATTTTTGCGAAACCGAAACTGTTGGAAAAAGCCCAATAA
- a CDS encoding DUF1573 domain-containing protein, whose product MSTPSLQSFQDQVSELLLRHRSLIDVLSKTGQAGASVNRAVSKAITECGCIELHATKQKYAPGRNIAQNTPLLETHVEGELCENCKEVISSELGRNLFYMSALCNLLNISMEDVVESESQKCSTLGMFNLS is encoded by the coding sequence ATGAGTACGCCAAGTTTACAGTCATTTCAGGATCAGGTTTCCGAGCTGTTGCTTCGTCATCGCAGTCTGATTGATGTACTGTCCAAAACGGGACAAGCCGGTGCTTCCGTGAACCGTGCCGTGTCCAAGGCCATTACCGAGTGTGGCTGCATTGAACTGCACGCCACCAAGCAGAAGTATGCTCCCGGGCGCAATATTGCGCAAAATACGCCCTTGCTCGAGACCCATGTGGAAGGTGAATTGTGCGAAAACTGCAAGGAGGTTATCAGCTCCGAACTGGGCCGCAACCTGTTTTATATGTCGGCACTCTGCAATCTGCTGAACATTAGCATGGAAGACGTCGTCGAAAGCGAGTCCCAGAAATGCTCGACGCTTGGCATGTTTAATTTGTCTTAA